Genomic DNA from Paenibacillus donghaensis:
AGGTTGTGCCGCCGGGACCGCCGCCGGTCAGAGACAGGATGACATCGAACACCTTGATCGAGTTGGTCAGAGCCATAAATACCGAAATGGTTATCGACGGGGCGAGCAGCGGCAGCGTGATGCTGAAGAATTTGCGGAAGGCCCCAGCGCCGTCTACGGTAGCGGCTTCCTTGAGATCATCGGGTACCGACTGTAGCCCGGCGATATAAATGACAAGGTAGAAACCAATCGATTGCCAGATCGAAACGGCCAGGATGGAGATGAACGCCAGCCCCGGCGTCCCCAGCCAGCTTAAGGCAAAGACGGACCAGCCGGTGCTTTCGCCAAGTGAATTGAAGCCCTGCATGAAGATGAATTTCCAGATGAAGCCGACAATCACCAGACTGAGGATATAAGGAATGAAAAAGGCGGCTCTCAGCCACGGGGTCGTCTTCAGCTTCATGTCCAGCACCAGAGCCAGCAGGATGGCCAGCACGTTGACGATCACAATGTAGAGCAGGGCGTACTTAATCGTGAACCAGGCAGAGCTGGCGAAGTTGGCATCGCCCATCAGAATCTGCTTGAAATTATCCAGCCCGACAAATACGGGATTCTTCGAGATTCCATTCCATTTGGTCAGTGAATAACGGATGGTCATGGCGAACGGAATGTAGAAGGCCACGGCGATGCACAGGAGAACCGGAAATGTAAATAATCCGAATTCTGCTTTCACGCGCCATCTTTTTCCAGGATTTTTGAACATGGCTGCACCTCTTTATCTTTTTGAGTGAAGGGAGTATGTTAGGCTATATTGTGTATTATAGGGCAGTCTCTTATACGTCTAAATGGATTTAAGAGTACAGTTAAGGGTAAAAAGGTGAACTGAAATGGCGCAAGGG
This window encodes:
- a CDS encoding carbohydrate ABC transporter permease encodes the protein MFKNPGKRWRVKAEFGLFTFPVLLCIAVAFYIPFAMTIRYSLTKWNGISKNPVFVGLDNFKQILMGDANFASSAWFTIKYALLYIVIVNVLAILLALVLDMKLKTTPWLRAAFFIPYILSLVIVGFIWKFIFMQGFNSLGESTGWSVFALSWLGTPGLAFISILAVSIWQSIGFYLVIYIAGLQSVPDDLKEAATVDGAGAFRKFFSITLPLLAPSITISVFMALTNSIKVFDVILSLTGGGPGGTTYSIAYDIYRDTFQNNLYGYGTAKALILFLAVLVVTILQLAFFKRREVEA